The genome window ATCACCGGAACGGCGAGCGGGGACACCCGATCAAGCGCAGTATGCGCGATTCGGCCCTGAATTCGGCGCAGAAGTTCGCCCAATCTGGAGATATCCAGAAGTCCTTGCGCCGCATCCTGCCAGGTTGCGTCCAAAAGGATGTGATCCGGCTCGTGCCGGCGCAGCACGTCGTAGATCAGGTCGGCGGAAACGGTGACCTGCCGGCCGCTCTTCTCCTTGCCCGGATGCCGGCGCTCGATCAGTCCTGCGATGACCGCGCAGGTGCGGAAGGTGCGTTTCATCAGGCTCGATTCCGCCAGCCAGGCATCGAGATCGTCGCCGAGCATGTCCTCGTCGAACAGGGCATCGAGCGACAGGTCGCCGCTTTTGATCATGGTGCCGAGATCCGACAGGCCCCACACGGCCAGCGCATAGTCGTTGGCGACGAAGCCGAGCGGGCGCGCGCCGGCGCGCTCCAGCCGCCGGGTGAGCAGCATGCCGAGCGTTTGATGCGCCAGCCGCCCGTCGAAGGGGTAGCAGACGAGATAATGCGTGTTGGCGCGCGGGAAGGTTTCCACCAGCAGGCCGTCGGCCTTTGGAAGCGCGGAATGGAGCCGCTGAAGCTCCAGCCAGTCGCGCACCTGTCCGGGCAGCCGGGACCAGCTCTGCGGATCGGCGAGCATCGCCCTGACGCTGGCCGCCAGATAGGTCGACAGCGGAAACTTGCCGCCCTGATAGGAGGGGACCTTTGGCGCCTGGGCGCGGGCGCGCGAAACGTAGACCTCGTTCTCGCGGATCGCCTCGAACCGCAGGATCTCGCCGGCGAAGAGAAACGTGTCGCCGGGGATGAGCTGGTCGACGAACCATTCCTCGATCTCGCCGAGCATGCGCCCGCCGCGCCCGATCGGCGCGCGTCGTCCTTCGGCCTTGGAGCGCACCAGCCGCACCTTCAGCATTGGCGCCTCGACGATGGTGCCGACGTTCAGCCGGTACTGTTGGGCGAAGGAGGGGTGGGCGAGGCGCAGCCGTCCGTCGCCGTTGTCCTTCAGCCGGGCGTAGCGCTCATAGGTGCGCAGCGCATAACCGCCAGTCGCCACGAAGGCGACGGTGCGGTCGAAATCGTGCCGGGTGAGGCCGCGATAGGGTTCCGCCGTACGGATCTCCCGAAACAGCGTATCGGGGGAGAACGGCCCCGCGCAGGCGACGCCCAGAATGTGCTGGGCGAGCACGTCGAGCGCGCCGGTGCGCAGGGGCGGGGTGTCCTGTTCGCCGGCGCGCGAGGCGGCAAGCGCTGCCTGGCACTCCATCACCTCGAAGCGGTTGGCCGGCACCAGGATGGCGCGCGACGGCTCGTCCATGCGGTGGTTGGAGCGGCCGATGCGCTGCGCAAGACGGCTTGCGCCCTTGGGCGCGCCGACATTCACCACGAGATCGACATCGCCCCAGTCGATGCCGAGATCGAGCGAGGAGGTGCAAACGATGGCGCGAAGCGTGCCCGCCGCCATTGCCGCCTCCACCTTGCGCCGCTGGCCGACGTCGAGCGAGCCGTGGTGCAGGGCAATCGGCAGATTGTCGTCGTTGACGTGCCACAGCGCCTGAAACAAGGCTTCGGCCTGTGAGCGCGTGTTGACGAAGACGAGGCTGGTGCTGTGCTTCTTGATGATCTCGTAGATGTCCGGCACGGCGTGGCGGGCGGAATGGCCGGACCACGGCAGCCGCTCGTCGGTGTCGAGAATGGTGATGTCGGGCGCGGCCCCGCCCGAGACCGTCACGAGATCGGCAAGCGTCCGCGTTTCCGCGTCGGTCTGCTCGACCAGATACGCGCGCAGGTCGTCGGGCTCTGCGACCGTCGCCGACAGGCCGATGGTGCGAAGCTTCGGCGACAGCCGGCGCAGCGCCGCAAGTCCGAGCGAAAGCAGGTCGCCGCGCTTGGAGGTGACGAGCGCATGCAGTTCGTCCAGGATGACGGTCTTCACATCCGACAGCATCTCGCGGCCCTGCGCGTCGGACAGGAGCAGCGCGACCTGCTCCGGCGTCGTCAGCAGGATGTCGGGCGGGATCTTCTTTTGCCGCTGGCGCTTGTGGGAGGGCGTGTCGCCGGTGCGCGTCTCGATGCGGATGTCGAGGCCGATGCCTGCAACCGGCGCTTCGAGATTGCGGGCGATGTCGACGGCGAGCGCCTTGAGCGGCGAGATGTAGAGCGTGTGCACCCCGCGCCGGACGTTCGCGGAGCCGGGTTTCGCGCGCGGGCGTTCCGCGAGCTCCGTCAGGCTCGGCAGGAAGCCGGCCAGCGTCTTGCCGGCGCCGGTCGGCGCGATGAGGAGCGCCGAACGCCCGCCCCGTGCCGTTTCCAGCAGGTCGAGCTGGTGCGCACGCGCCTGCCAGCCCCGGCTTTCGAACCAGCGCTGGAAGTCGGCGGGAAGAAGGGGCGGGCCGGCGGCATCCATCGCGCTCACAGATAGAGGCTTGCCGACCTCGCGTCGAGCGGCGCGCGCCACGCGTCGTCCATTCCAATTCGTCGGGGGCGACCCTACATTGCCGATCATGACCCTTGGCGCCGATCTGCTCGCCCTCACCGATGCGGGGCTTTATTGCCCGCAAGGCGGTTTCCACATCGACCCGACGCGCCCCGTCGAGCGCGCGTTGATCACCCATGGCCACGCCGATCACGCGCGCGCCGGACACGGCGCCGTGCTCGCCTCGGACGAAACGCTGAAAATCATGGCCGTGCGCTACGGGGAAGGCTTCACCGGAACCCGCCAAAGCGCCGAACCGGGCAAAACGCTGAAGATCGGTGGTGTGCTTGTGTCGTTTCATCCGGCCGGCCATGTGCTCGGCTCCATGCAGATCCGGCTTGAGGGGCAGGGGACGCGCGTTGTCGTTTCGGGCGATTACAAGCGCCAGGCGGATTTGACCTGCGCGCCGTTCGAGCCGGTGGCCTGCGACGTCTTCATCACCGAGGCGACCTTCGGCCTGCCGGTGTTTCGTCATCCGCCGGCGAGGGCCGAGATTGCAAAGCTCATGGCCTCGATGCAGACCTTTCCCGACCGCACGCATCTTGTCGGCGCCTATGCGCTTGGAAAGGCGCAGCGGGTGATTGCGGAACTGCGCGCCGCCGGATACGACCGCACGATCTATCTGCACGGCGCGCTGGAAAAGCTCTGCCGTCTCTATGAGGCCGAAGGGGTCGATCTCGGCACGCTGGAAACGGTCGGGCGACGCTCGAAGGAGCTTGCCGGCGAGATCGTTCTGTGCCCGCCGGGGCAATTGGCCGACCGCTGGGCCCGTCGCTTCGGTGACCCGGTGACCGCGATTGCCAGCGGCTGGGTCCGGGTCAGGGCGCGGGCACGCCAGCGCGGGGCGGAGCTGCCGCTGGTGATCTCCGATCATGCGGACTGGGACGATCTGCGCGCCACGATCCGCGAGACGGGCGCGGGCGAGGTCTGGGTGACGCATGGCGCGGAAGAGGCGCTGGTGCACTGGTGCCGTGGAGAGGGGCTGGCGGCAAGGCCGTTGAATCTCATCGGCTACGGCGACGATGGCGAGGCGGAACAGGATCTCCAATCCGGCTCGCCCGATGGGACATCCGCAGGGCGGACGGCTGAAACTGAAACGATGGCGGGGAAGGCTGCAGGAGGCTGACATGACACAGGACAATGGTGCGGAACGGGACGAAGACTCCGACGTTGCGAGGGAAACGGAGCTGGAGCCGGCGGTTCTCGACCTCTTCGACGACTATCGCGCGGCGTTCGACGATTTCGATGCGGATGCGGTCGCCGACTGTTTCGCCTATCCGAACGTCATCTGGCAGTTCGGCAAGGGCAATGTCTTCGCCGACGACGAGGAACTGCTGGAAAACATCGAGAAACTCCTGGCCGCGCTCGACAAGGAGGGCGTTGTCGCCTCCGACTACGAGATCGTGGCCGGCTATATCG of Stappia sp. ES.058 contains these proteins:
- a CDS encoding ligase-associated DNA damage response DEXH box helicase, translated to MDAAGPPLLPADFQRWFESRGWQARAHQLDLLETARGGRSALLIAPTGAGKTLAGFLPSLTELAERPRAKPGSANVRRGVHTLYISPLKALAVDIARNLEAPVAGIGLDIRIETRTGDTPSHKRQRQKKIPPDILLTTPEQVALLLSDAQGREMLSDVKTVILDELHALVTSKRGDLLSLGLAALRRLSPKLRTIGLSATVAEPDDLRAYLVEQTDAETRTLADLVTVSGGAAPDITILDTDERLPWSGHSARHAVPDIYEIIKKHSTSLVFVNTRSQAEALFQALWHVNDDNLPIALHHGSLDVGQRRKVEAAMAAGTLRAIVCTSSLDLGIDWGDVDLVVNVGAPKGASRLAQRIGRSNHRMDEPSRAILVPANRFEVMECQAALAASRAGEQDTPPLRTGALDVLAQHILGVACAGPFSPDTLFREIRTAEPYRGLTRHDFDRTVAFVATGGYALRTYERYARLKDNGDGRLRLAHPSFAQQYRLNVGTIVEAPMLKVRLVRSKAEGRRAPIGRGGRMLGEIEEWFVDQLIPGDTFLFAGEILRFEAIRENEVYVSRARAQAPKVPSYQGGKFPLSTYLAASVRAMLADPQSWSRLPGQVRDWLELQRLHSALPKADGLLVETFPRANTHYLVCYPFDGRLAHQTLGMLLTRRLERAGARPLGFVANDYALAVWGLSDLGTMIKSGDLSLDALFDEDMLGDDLDAWLAESSLMKRTFRTCAVIAGLIERRHPGKEKSGRQVTVSADLIYDVLRRHEPDHILLDATWQDAAQGLLDISRLGELLRRIQGRIAHTALDRVSPLAVPVMLEIGKEPVIGAAQETLLSEAADDLVREAMG
- a CDS encoding ligase-associated DNA damage response exonuclease, with the translated sequence MTLGADLLALTDAGLYCPQGGFHIDPTRPVERALITHGHADHARAGHGAVLASDETLKIMAVRYGEGFTGTRQSAEPGKTLKIGGVLVSFHPAGHVLGSMQIRLEGQGTRVVVSGDYKRQADLTCAPFEPVACDVFITEATFGLPVFRHPPARAEIAKLMASMQTFPDRTHLVGAYALGKAQRVIAELRAAGYDRTIYLHGALEKLCRLYEAEGVDLGTLETVGRRSKELAGEIVLCPPGQLADRWARRFGDPVTAIASGWVRVRARARQRGAELPLVISDHADWDDLRATIRETGAGEVWVTHGAEEALVHWCRGEGLAARPLNLIGYGDDGEAEQDLQSGSPDGTSAGRTAETETMAGKAAGG
- a CDS encoding DUF4440 domain-containing protein, with protein sequence MTQDNGAERDEDSDVARETELEPAVLDLFDDYRAAFDDFDADAVADCFAYPNVIWQFGKGNVFADDEELLENIEKLLAALDKEGVVASDYEIVAGYIGGDTAVATLSWVQSDAQGEAVFEFTCHYHLLFDGDTWRIAMIVNEP